From a region of the Corallococcus coralloides DSM 2259 genome:
- a CDS encoding class I SAM-dependent methyltransferase has translation MANAISKTAYYTLACRAEDARKPRPLGNDTFASRFMDDEARQIWSRFQSFDRPNASNAARHQIIDALVQEELDRAPDARVVVLGAGFDTRAYRLRGGRWLEVDEPAILTLKDAKLPVSEAKNPLERLPIDFATESLARKLEPYQDSRRTHVIIEGVLMYLSHAQRRDMLAVLQQVFPHHAVYCDLMRARFQREYSADLHAVIASMGASFQDMTDTPESLFLEAGYTAVSSTSVPLRALELAGKRVPAFIVRRFMQPVRDGYRIWKFERR, from the coding sequence ATGGCCAACGCCATCTCGAAGACCGCGTACTACACCCTGGCCTGCCGGGCGGAGGACGCGCGCAAGCCACGGCCGCTGGGCAATGACACCTTCGCGTCCCGCTTCATGGATGACGAGGCGCGGCAGATCTGGTCCCGCTTCCAGTCGTTCGACCGGCCCAACGCGAGCAACGCCGCGCGGCATCAAATCATCGACGCGCTGGTTCAGGAGGAGCTGGACCGCGCTCCCGACGCGCGGGTGGTGGTGCTGGGCGCGGGCTTCGACACGCGGGCCTACCGCCTGCGTGGAGGCCGGTGGCTGGAGGTGGACGAGCCCGCCATCCTCACGCTCAAGGACGCGAAGCTGCCGGTGTCGGAGGCGAAGAATCCGCTCGAGCGGCTCCCCATCGACTTCGCGACGGAGTCGCTCGCCCGGAAGCTGGAGCCCTACCAAGACTCGCGGCGCACGCACGTCATCATCGAGGGCGTGCTCATGTACCTGTCGCACGCGCAGCGCCGGGACATGCTCGCGGTGCTCCAGCAGGTGTTCCCCCACCATGCCGTGTACTGCGACCTGATGCGCGCCCGCTTCCAGCGCGAGTACAGCGCGGACCTGCACGCGGTGATCGCCAGCATGGGCGCGTCCTTCCAGGACATGACGGACACGCCGGAGTCCCTCTTCCTGGAGGCGGGCTACACGGCCGTGTCCTCCACCTCCGTCCCCCTGCGCGCCCTGGAGCTGGCCGGGAAGCGCGTCCCGGCGTTCATCGTCCGGCGGTTCATGCAGCCGGTTCGCGACGGCTACCGCATCTGGAAGTTCGAGCGGCGCTGA
- a CDS encoding ureidoglycolate lyase, giving the protein MKDASAPLRSIVALPLTPEGFAPFGDVVSAGLKSGASANQGTAVRFDWSARLENGRPGAKPNLAVFRSVPQPLPFTVKLLEHHPQSSQAFLPMRCSRFLVCVAPTAPSGGPDLDGLVAFVCGPGQGVNYHRGVWHHPIIALDEPAEFAMLAWEDGGAEDCVVRQFSTPVSVVVGG; this is encoded by the coding sequence ATGAAGGACGCTTCCGCCCCGCTCCGCTCCATCGTCGCCCTGCCCCTGACGCCGGAGGGCTTCGCTCCGTTTGGCGACGTCGTGTCCGCCGGGCTCAAGAGCGGCGCTTCGGCGAACCAGGGCACCGCGGTGCGCTTCGACTGGTCGGCGCGGCTGGAGAACGGCCGGCCGGGAGCGAAGCCCAACCTCGCGGTGTTCCGCTCCGTGCCGCAGCCGCTTCCCTTCACGGTGAAGCTGCTCGAACACCATCCCCAGTCCAGCCAGGCGTTCCTGCCCATGCGCTGCTCGCGCTTCCTCGTCTGCGTCGCGCCGACCGCGCCTTCGGGCGGGCCCGACCTGGACGGGCTCGTGGCGTTCGTCTGCGGCCCCGGCCAGGGCGTGAACTACCACCGGGGCGTGTGGCACCACCCCATCATCGCGCTCGATGAACCGGCCGAGTTCGCGATGCTGGCGTGGGAGGACGGGGGCGCGGAGGACTGCGTCGTGCGGCAGTTCTCCACGCCCGTCTCCGTCGTCGTCGGGGGCTGA
- a CDS encoding MxcI protein: MRSLRLSTAAIALSLFVGCGDDEEEGTDTNGPLYAITTQMLAEDPSDSYVLVTPDAEKAATLSLDGAIKITGRALGVGVPKTGSVYVVSDVSATVTRYTLNSAGKLEASGTVSFAPQGVTSLGEYQANFQFVSETKAYFFDGNAAKIVIWNPKDMTVTGTRPLDALVLPDTVMAFSGAVVQTGGQIIMPVGWRPVEGNSVTKKAGVVSIDTATDAVTLATDDRCGYTHDAALGTDGKVYIATEAYGAASRRVVGEESPEPCLLRFDPTTRDFDKTFYRSLAELVGGGTAGALIPSHTPGMAYVRVLDESITPVSEGSHPRTLASGTGWQWWELNLATLTATRKADFPSTSGSVFLFESENQTLYTEFGAGASSTTFRVLGDNGKPTVKTQGLSFSFLQLR; encoded by the coding sequence TTGCGTTCCTTGCGACTCTCCACCGCGGCGATCGCCCTGTCCCTGTTCGTGGGCTGCGGCGACGACGAAGAGGAAGGAACGGACACGAACGGTCCGCTGTACGCCATCACCACCCAGATGCTCGCGGAGGACCCCTCCGACAGCTACGTCCTGGTGACGCCGGACGCGGAGAAGGCCGCGACGCTGTCGCTGGACGGTGCCATCAAGATCACCGGCCGCGCGCTGGGTGTGGGCGTCCCGAAGACGGGCTCCGTCTACGTGGTGAGCGACGTGAGCGCCACGGTGACCCGCTACACGCTGAACAGCGCGGGGAAGCTGGAGGCCTCGGGCACCGTGAGCTTCGCGCCGCAGGGCGTGACGTCGCTGGGCGAGTACCAGGCCAACTTCCAGTTCGTCTCGGAGACGAAGGCGTACTTCTTCGACGGTAACGCCGCGAAGATCGTCATCTGGAACCCCAAGGACATGACCGTGACGGGCACCCGCCCGCTGGATGCCCTGGTCCTCCCGGACACGGTCATGGCGTTCTCCGGCGCGGTCGTGCAGACCGGTGGGCAGATCATCATGCCCGTGGGCTGGCGGCCGGTGGAGGGCAACAGCGTCACGAAGAAGGCGGGCGTGGTCTCCATCGACACGGCGACGGACGCCGTCACGCTCGCGACGGACGACCGCTGCGGCTACACGCACGACGCCGCGCTCGGCACGGACGGCAAGGTCTACATCGCGACGGAGGCGTACGGCGCGGCGTCGCGCCGGGTGGTGGGCGAGGAATCGCCGGAGCCCTGCCTGCTCCGGTTCGATCCCACGACGCGCGACTTCGACAAGACCTTCTATCGCTCGCTGGCGGAGCTGGTGGGCGGTGGCACCGCGGGCGCGCTCATCCCCAGCCACACGCCGGGAATGGCGTATGTGCGCGTGCTCGATGAGAGCATCACGCCGGTGTCGGAGGGTTCGCATCCGCGCACGCTCGCGAGCGGCACGGGCTGGCAGTGGTGGGAGCTGAACCTGGCCACGCTGACCGCGACGCGGAAGGCCGACTTCCCGTCCACCTCCGGCAGCGTCTTCCTCTTCGAGTCCGAGAACCAGACGCTCTACACCGAGTTCGGCGCCGGCGCCTCGTCCACCACCTTCCGGGTGCTGGGCGACAACGGCAAGCCCACGGTGAAGACGCAGGGCCTGTCCTTCTCCTTCCTCCAGCTGCGCTAG
- a CDS encoding MXAN_6652 family MXYO-CTERM-anchored protein encodes MNSNSMRHAGVFVIALLGATSAFATSTGISGNSGKDTATCNTCHKGGEAPTVEFEGPSTLEKGATGQYTLIIRGGAAKTGGAGIAVDDAGASLVAGTGLKKLGTELSHSAPQAFTGTELRFNFSLVAPATDVTLNLFGAGNSANADQKSDGDRAASTKLSIKVGTGSPVAEQPGGDEDEGGGCAAASSAPFWALALAGLPLAVIRRRRS; translated from the coding sequence ATGAACAGCAATTCGATGCGTCACGCGGGCGTGTTTGTCATTGCGCTGTTGGGGGCGACGTCCGCCTTCGCCACCAGCACGGGCATCAGCGGCAACTCCGGCAAGGACACGGCGACCTGCAACACCTGCCACAAGGGCGGTGAGGCCCCCACCGTGGAGTTCGAGGGCCCCTCGACGCTGGAGAAGGGCGCCACCGGCCAGTACACCCTCATCATCCGGGGCGGGGCCGCGAAGACGGGCGGCGCGGGCATCGCCGTGGACGACGCGGGGGCCAGCCTCGTGGCCGGCACCGGGCTGAAGAAGCTGGGCACCGAGCTGTCCCACTCCGCGCCCCAGGCCTTCACGGGCACGGAGCTGCGCTTCAACTTCTCGCTCGTCGCGCCCGCCACGGACGTCACGCTCAACCTCTTCGGCGCGGGCAACTCGGCGAACGCGGACCAGAAGAGCGACGGCGACCGTGCCGCCTCCACGAAGCTGAGCATCAAGGTGGGCACTGGCTCGCCCGTGGCGGAGCAGCCGGGCGGTGACGAGGATGAGGGCGGGGGCTGCGCCGCCGCGAGCAGCGCTCCGTTCTGGGCGCTCGCGCTGGCGGGGCTGCCGCTGGCGGTGATCCGCCGCCGCCGGAGCTGA
- a CDS encoding caspase family protein produces the protein MAQGYSINIGLNAVDPKHYGGWDGQLLACEADAEDMVSIANAQGFSRVRPFLTKDATREKVLAELGEAASVLQAGDLLLFSYSGHGGQLPDMNGDEDDGLDETWCLYDGELVDDEIYQAMGKLKAGVRVFMLSDSCHSGSVSSVAYAALRSSGSLQLLADSMRTTVPAERRFKEMPLGIERRTYRENKQMYDAILKGLPKDDPRLTLKATVLLISGCQDNQLSSDGEYNGLFTAKLLRVWNEGKFTASYPTFHRRILRTMPPIQSPAYSVIGVPSREFERMVPFHVS, from the coding sequence ATGGCGCAGGGATATTCCATCAATATCGGTTTGAACGCGGTGGATCCGAAGCACTATGGGGGCTGGGATGGCCAGCTGCTGGCGTGCGAAGCGGACGCCGAGGACATGGTCAGCATCGCGAATGCGCAGGGGTTCAGCCGCGTCCGCCCCTTCCTCACGAAGGACGCCACGCGCGAGAAGGTGCTCGCGGAGCTGGGCGAGGCGGCGTCGGTGCTCCAGGCGGGGGACCTGCTGCTGTTCAGCTACTCGGGGCACGGCGGCCAGCTCCCCGACATGAACGGCGACGAGGACGACGGCCTGGATGAGACGTGGTGTCTGTATGACGGGGAGCTCGTCGACGACGAAATCTACCAGGCGATGGGGAAGCTCAAGGCGGGCGTGCGGGTCTTCATGCTCTCCGACAGCTGCCACAGCGGCTCGGTGAGCAGCGTGGCCTACGCGGCCCTGCGCTCCAGCGGCAGCCTGCAGCTGCTGGCGGATTCGATGCGGACGACGGTGCCCGCGGAGCGGCGCTTCAAGGAGATGCCCCTGGGCATCGAGCGGCGCACGTACCGCGAGAACAAGCAGATGTACGACGCCATCCTGAAGGGGTTGCCCAAGGATGATCCCAGGCTGACGCTGAAGGCCACGGTGCTGCTCATCTCCGGCTGCCAGGACAACCAGCTCTCCAGCGATGGCGAATACAACGGCCTCTTCACCGCCAAGCTGTTGCGCGTCTGGAACGAAGGGAAGTTCACGGCCAGCTACCCGACCTTCCACCGCCGCATCCTGCGCACCATGCCGCCCATCCAGTCTCCGGCGTACTCCGTCATCGGAGTCCCCAGCCGCGAGTTCGAGCGGATGGTGCCATTCCACGTCAGCTGA
- a CDS encoding amidohydrolase: MKTLPLLPLLFACVAAPGGPVLAAAPSPTVLAGLDALYPELDALYRDLHQTPELSLQEEKTAAKLAERLRKLGFEVTPKVGGHGVVALLRNGKGPTVMLRTDLDGLPVEEKTGLPYASKTKAKDGAGTEVPVMHACGHDVHMTSWIGTATLLARTKDRWRGTLMLVGQPAEEIGAGARQMIADGLFKRFPKPDVAVAMHTVANAAAGTVQFTPGYALASVDSVDVTLYGKGGHGAYPHTTVDPVVMAAQTILSLQTLVSREKSPLEPAVITVGSIHGGTKHNIIPDEVRLQLTVRTYKPEVRKALLAGIERIAKAEAMASGAPRPPDVAVTEGTPATFNDPALTKRLVDAVAKVMGEKNLSETPSVMGGEDFSEYGRAGVPSVMLWLGITEPKRFAEARGAEEALPSPHSPFYAPDRERALRTGVTLLTTSALELLGNP, from the coding sequence GTGAAAACGCTCCCCCTGCTTCCCCTGCTCTTCGCCTGTGTGGCGGCGCCCGGCGGCCCCGTGCTCGCGGCGGCGCCCTCGCCCACGGTCCTCGCGGGCCTGGACGCGCTCTACCCCGAACTGGACGCGCTCTACCGCGACCTGCACCAGACGCCCGAGCTGTCACTCCAGGAGGAGAAGACGGCGGCGAAGCTGGCCGAGCGCCTGCGCAAGCTCGGCTTCGAGGTGACCCCGAAGGTGGGCGGGCACGGCGTGGTGGCCCTGTTGCGCAACGGCAAGGGGCCCACGGTGATGCTGCGCACGGACCTGGACGGGCTGCCGGTGGAGGAGAAGACGGGGCTGCCCTACGCCAGCAAGACAAAGGCGAAGGATGGAGCCGGGACGGAAGTCCCGGTGATGCACGCGTGCGGACACGACGTGCACATGACGTCCTGGATTGGCACGGCCACGCTGCTGGCGCGGACGAAGGACCGGTGGCGGGGCACGCTGATGCTGGTGGGGCAGCCGGCCGAGGAGATTGGGGCGGGGGCCCGGCAGATGATTGCGGACGGATTGTTCAAGCGCTTCCCCAAGCCAGACGTCGCCGTGGCCATGCACACCGTGGCCAACGCCGCGGCGGGGACGGTGCAGTTCACCCCCGGCTATGCGCTGGCGAGCGTGGACTCGGTGGACGTCACCCTCTACGGCAAGGGCGGGCACGGTGCGTACCCGCACACCACCGTGGACCCGGTGGTGATGGCGGCGCAAACCATCCTCTCGCTCCAGACGCTCGTCAGCCGGGAGAAGAGCCCGCTGGAGCCGGCGGTGATCACCGTGGGCTCCATCCACGGTGGCACCAAGCACAACATCATCCCGGACGAGGTGCGACTGCAGCTCACGGTGCGCACGTACAAGCCGGAGGTGCGCAAGGCGCTGCTGGCCGGCATCGAGCGCATCGCCAAGGCAGAGGCGATGGCCTCTGGAGCGCCCCGCCCGCCCGACGTCGCCGTCACCGAAGGCACGCCCGCCACCTTCAATGACCCTGCGCTCACGAAGCGGCTGGTGGACGCGGTGGCGAAGGTGATGGGCGAGAAGAACCTCAGCGAGACGCCATCCGTCATGGGCGGAGAGGACTTCTCCGAGTACGGCCGCGCGGGCGTGCCTTCCGTGATGCTGTGGCTGGGCATCACCGAGCCCAAACGCTTCGCCGAGGCCAGGGGCGCGGAGGAGGCGCTGCCCTCCCCGCACTCGCCCTTCTACGCCCCGGACCGCGAGCGCGCGCTGCGCACCGGCGTCACCCTGCTGACCACCTCCGCGCTGGAGCTGCTGGGCAACCCCTGA
- a CDS encoding LysR family transcriptional regulator has product MKTVLFQQLHVFLAVARLQSFRGAARELGVSTAAVSQSVRQLEEQLSVVLLHRTSRSVSLTDAGRRLVEEAGPGLAQAAAALRGASAEPGEVVGRLKLSVPQAAVPLLIAPVLPAFRARYPRVEVDVVVEQRLIDIVAEGYDAGVRLSETLERDMVQVRLTSAFRFVVVGAPAYLEKYGAPERPEDLLQHQCIVLRSQTTGALYAWELERGSKTWRVPVQGHVATNDEMAGVTFAAQGVGLAYVLEPAIQEHLDSGRLVRVLEDYAPTVPGFFLYYPSRAQRSNPLRLFIEAAKELAGGTG; this is encoded by the coding sequence ATGAAGACGGTCCTCTTCCAGCAGCTGCATGTGTTCCTTGCCGTCGCGCGGCTCCAGAGCTTCCGTGGCGCGGCGCGCGAGCTCGGCGTCTCCACGGCCGCCGTGAGCCAGTCCGTGCGGCAGCTGGAGGAGCAGCTGAGCGTGGTCTTGCTCCACCGCACCTCTCGCAGCGTGTCCCTGACGGATGCGGGGCGGCGGCTGGTGGAGGAGGCGGGGCCAGGTCTTGCCCAGGCCGCAGCTGCCCTCCGCGGGGCCTCAGCGGAGCCCGGGGAGGTCGTCGGACGGCTGAAGCTGTCCGTCCCACAAGCGGCGGTGCCTCTCCTCATCGCGCCCGTGCTGCCAGCATTCCGGGCGCGCTACCCCCGCGTGGAGGTGGACGTCGTCGTCGAACAACGCCTCATCGACATCGTCGCGGAGGGCTACGACGCCGGCGTGCGCCTGAGCGAGACCCTTGAGCGCGACATGGTGCAGGTGCGCCTGACCAGCGCCTTCCGCTTCGTGGTGGTGGGTGCACCAGCCTACCTCGAGAAGTACGGGGCCCCGGAGCGGCCCGAGGACCTGCTCCAGCACCAATGCATCGTCCTGCGCTCACAAACGACCGGGGCTCTCTACGCCTGGGAGCTGGAGCGCGGAAGCAAGACCTGGCGCGTTCCGGTGCAGGGCCATGTCGCCACCAACGACGAAATGGCCGGCGTGACGTTCGCCGCCCAGGGGGTGGGACTGGCGTATGTCCTGGAGCCAGCCATCCAGGAGCATCTGGATTCCGGACGCCTCGTGCGGGTACTGGAAGACTACGCGCCCACCGTGCCTGGCTTCTTCCTCTACTACCCCAGCCGCGCGCAGCGCTCGAACCCCCTGCGCCTCTTCATCGAGGCAGCAAAGGAGCTGGCTGGCGGGACGGGCTGA
- a CDS encoding MFS transporter, with protein sequence MSIPLAGASVAPAPRSASWSAVFALTLCVSTLVASEFMPVSLLTPIASDLHLSEGRAGQAISVSGLFAVLTSLFIASVARSVDRRRLLLGLTGVMLASGLVTAFAPSFTVLMLGRALLGIVIGGFWSLSAATVMRLVPDDEVPRALGLLNGGNALATTIAAPLGSFLGQYIGWRGAFFAVVPLAAITFVWQASTLPPMPTERAAPPPSTFAILRRPKARWGILAVTLFFMGQFALFTYLRPFLETVTQVGVSTLSLLLLGMGTAGLLGTYLIGSLVVRRLSAVLIAAPVAMAVIAVLLIVFGQSLAGTAALLVGWGLIGTAAPVAWWTWLSRTLPRDAEAGGGLMVAAIQLAITVGASVGGLLFDQSGYRSTFGVSAVLLGGAALLAIRASKSEGSINP encoded by the coding sequence ATGTCCATCCCACTCGCTGGCGCGTCCGTGGCGCCGGCCCCGCGCTCCGCGTCCTGGAGCGCCGTGTTCGCGCTCACCCTGTGTGTCTCGACGCTCGTCGCGTCCGAGTTCATGCCGGTGAGCCTCCTGACGCCCATCGCGTCGGACCTCCACCTGAGCGAAGGCCGCGCGGGCCAGGCGATTTCCGTGTCCGGCCTCTTCGCCGTGCTGACGAGCCTCTTCATCGCGTCCGTGGCCAGGTCCGTCGACCGCCGGAGGCTGCTCCTCGGCCTCACCGGCGTCATGCTGGCTTCGGGGCTCGTGACCGCGTTCGCGCCCAGCTTCACCGTGCTCATGCTGGGCCGTGCGCTCCTCGGCATTGTCATTGGCGGCTTCTGGTCGTTGTCCGCGGCCACCGTCATGCGGCTGGTCCCTGACGACGAGGTGCCGCGCGCGCTCGGCCTGCTGAACGGTGGCAATGCGCTGGCCACCACCATCGCGGCGCCGCTCGGCAGCTTCCTGGGCCAGTACATCGGGTGGCGGGGGGCGTTCTTCGCGGTCGTTCCGCTCGCGGCCATCACCTTCGTGTGGCAGGCCTCCACCTTGCCCCCGATGCCCACGGAGCGCGCCGCTCCGCCTCCGAGCACGTTCGCCATCCTTCGGCGCCCGAAGGCACGGTGGGGCATCCTGGCGGTCACGCTCTTCTTCATGGGCCAGTTCGCCCTCTTCACGTACCTGCGCCCCTTCCTGGAGACGGTCACGCAGGTTGGGGTGTCCACGCTCTCGCTGCTCCTCTTGGGGATGGGCACCGCGGGGCTTCTGGGCACGTATCTCATTGGCTCCCTGGTGGTCAGACGGCTGTCCGCGGTGCTCATCGCCGCGCCGGTGGCGATGGCCGTCATCGCGGTCTTGCTCATCGTCTTCGGCCAGTCTCTCGCGGGAACGGCTGCCCTGCTGGTGGGGTGGGGGCTCATCGGCACGGCGGCGCCGGTCGCGTGGTGGACGTGGCTCAGCCGCACACTGCCGCGCGACGCGGAGGCCGGCGGCGGCCTCATGGTCGCGGCCATCCAGCTCGCCATCACGGTGGGGGCCTCAGTCGGAGGGCTGCTGTTCGACCAGAGCGGCTACCGGAGCACGTTCGGGGTGAGCGCCGTGCTGCTCGGAGGCGCGGCCCTCCTGGCCATCCGGGCGTCGAAGTCTGAAGGCTCCATCAACCCATGA
- a CDS encoding alpha/beta hydrolase: MKLHLLGATLLGSFSTLVACASPSAVVARPTPGLASGDTSNGADNFYTSDQVTVEKVTFKNQYKMEVIGNLFVPKGLNRDSKTPAIVVGHPMGAVKEQSANLYATKMAEQGFVTLSLDLSFWGESAGQPRNVVAPDIYAEDFSAAVDFLRAQSFVDKDRVGAIGICGSGSFVISAAKIDPRIKALATVSMYDMGAANRNGLRHSVTLEQRKKFIEAAALQRDVEFAGGETKYTSGTPETLNDQSTATDREFYDFYRTARGHHPNTTTHPTLSSNTRFMNFYPFTDIETISPRPLLFIAGENAHSREFSDEAYRLAGEPKELVIVPGAGHVDLYDRVDLIPFEKLTTFFRTNLK, from the coding sequence ATGAAACTGCATCTGCTCGGCGCAACTCTGCTCGGTTCGTTCTCCACCCTGGTGGCATGCGCATCGCCCTCGGCGGTCGTGGCACGTCCAACGCCGGGCCTCGCGTCCGGGGACACCTCCAACGGTGCGGACAACTTCTACACGAGCGACCAGGTCACCGTGGAGAAGGTCACTTTCAAGAACCAATACAAGATGGAGGTCATTGGGAACCTGTTCGTGCCCAAGGGGCTGAACCGCGACTCGAAGACCCCGGCGATCGTCGTCGGACATCCCATGGGCGCGGTCAAGGAGCAGAGCGCGAACCTGTACGCGACGAAGATGGCGGAGCAGGGGTTCGTCACCCTGTCCCTGGACCTGTCCTTCTGGGGCGAGAGTGCGGGCCAACCCCGCAATGTCGTCGCGCCGGACATCTATGCCGAGGACTTCAGCGCCGCGGTGGACTTCCTGCGCGCCCAGTCGTTCGTCGACAAGGATCGGGTGGGCGCCATCGGAATCTGCGGCAGCGGAAGCTTCGTCATCAGCGCGGCCAAGATTGATCCGCGCATCAAGGCCCTCGCGACCGTCAGCATGTACGACATGGGCGCCGCCAACCGGAACGGGCTCCGGCATTCGGTGACCCTCGAGCAGCGAAAGAAGTTCATCGAGGCGGCGGCACTGCAGCGCGATGTGGAATTCGCGGGCGGTGAAACAAAATATACAAGCGGGACGCCCGAGACGCTGAATGACCAATCCACTGCGACGGATCGCGAGTTCTACGACTTCTATCGCACGGCGCGGGGACACCATCCGAACACCACGACGCACCCGACGCTCAGCAGCAACACCCGGTTCATGAACTTCTACCCGTTCACGGACATCGAGACGATCTCTCCCCGGCCGTTGCTCTTCATCGCGGGTGAGAACGCCCATTCCCGGGAGTTCAGCGACGAGGCCTACCGGCTCGCCGGTGAACCCAAGGAGCTGGTCATCGTGCCCGGCGCGGGTCACGTGGACCTCTACGACCGCGTCGACCTCATCCCCTTTGAAAAGCTGACCACGTTCTTCCGGACGAACCTGAAGTGA
- a CDS encoding amidase, with amino-acid sequence MTKKTAASDVTPGFSRRTLLGAAAAVTGALAARNAHAQAPSAAAPGATTAGAFALEEVTVAELRAGLESGKHTARGLTEAYLARIRALDRTGDLPLCSVIELNPDALAQADALDAERKAKGARGPLHGIPVLIKDNIATADKMQTTAGSLALVGAVPPRDAFIVERLRAAGAVLLGKTNLSEWANFRSTHSTSGWSGRGGLCRNPYALDRTPSGSSSGSGAATAANFCAVSVGTETDGSIVSPASACSLVGLKPTVGLVSRAGIIPISSTQDTAGPMTRTVADAAALLGVLAGEDPRDAATAASRGHAHADYTKFLDPQGLKGARIGVPRERFFGYHPATDAIAERALEVMKAQGAVLVDLVALPNVAKLDEPELEVMLYEFKAGLEAYLAQLGEGAPVRTFADLIAFNEKHREREMPYFGQELLLQAQKKGPLTDAAYKKALAACRRYSRAEGVDAVMNKHKLDALVAPTQAPAGPIDLVLGDHWLGSSSTPAAVSGYPSITVPAGDVHGLPVGVSFIGRAWSEPVLLKLAYAYEQASHARRKPGFARSLDPRGG; translated from the coding sequence ATGACGAAGAAGACGGCTGCTTCCGACGTGACCCCTGGCTTCTCCCGCCGCACGCTTCTCGGGGCCGCGGCGGCCGTGACGGGGGCGCTGGCCGCCAGGAATGCGCACGCCCAGGCGCCCTCCGCCGCCGCGCCAGGGGCCACCACGGCCGGAGCCTTCGCGCTCGAAGAGGTGACGGTCGCGGAGCTGCGGGCGGGCCTGGAGTCTGGCAAGCACACCGCGCGCGGGCTGACGGAGGCCTACCTCGCGCGCATCCGTGCGCTCGACCGCACCGGGGACCTTCCGCTGTGCTCGGTCATCGAGCTCAACCCGGATGCGCTCGCACAGGCCGACGCGCTGGACGCCGAGCGCAAGGCCAAGGGCGCACGCGGGCCGCTGCACGGCATCCCCGTGCTCATCAAGGACAACATCGCCACGGCGGACAAGATGCAGACCACCGCGGGCTCACTCGCGCTGGTGGGCGCCGTGCCTCCTCGCGATGCCTTCATCGTGGAGCGGTTGCGCGCCGCCGGTGCCGTCCTCCTGGGCAAGACGAACCTCAGCGAGTGGGCCAACTTCCGCTCCACGCACTCGACCAGCGGCTGGAGCGGGCGCGGTGGCCTGTGTCGCAACCCGTATGCGCTCGACCGGACGCCCTCCGGTTCAAGCTCCGGTTCGGGCGCGGCCACCGCGGCCAACTTCTGCGCCGTGTCGGTGGGCACCGAGACGGACGGCTCCATCGTCTCGCCCGCGTCCGCGTGTTCGCTGGTGGGGCTGAAGCCCACGGTGGGGCTCGTCAGCCGCGCGGGCATCATCCCCATCTCCTCGACCCAGGACACCGCGGGCCCCATGACGCGCACCGTGGCGGACGCCGCGGCGCTGCTGGGCGTGCTCGCGGGAGAGGACCCACGCGACGCGGCCACCGCCGCGAGCCGGGGCCACGCCCACGCGGACTACACGAAGTTCCTCGACCCCCAGGGGCTCAAGGGTGCGCGCATCGGTGTGCCGCGCGAGCGGTTCTTCGGCTACCACCCGGCCACGGACGCCATCGCGGAGCGCGCGCTCGAAGTGATGAAGGCGCAAGGGGCCGTGCTGGTGGACCTCGTTGCGCTGCCCAACGTGGCGAAGCTCGACGAACCCGAGCTGGAAGTGATGCTGTATGAGTTCAAGGCGGGCCTGGAGGCGTACCTTGCACAGCTCGGCGAGGGCGCCCCCGTGCGCACGTTCGCGGACCTCATCGCCTTCAACGAGAAGCACCGCGAGCGCGAGATGCCCTACTTCGGCCAGGAGCTGCTGCTCCAGGCGCAGAAGAAGGGCCCGCTCACCGACGCGGCCTACAAGAAGGCGCTGGCGGCATGCCGTCGCTACTCGCGCGCCGAGGGCGTGGACGCGGTGATGAACAAGCACAAGCTGGATGCGCTCGTGGCTCCGACGCAGGCACCGGCGGGCCCCATCGACCTGGTGCTGGGCGACCACTGGCTGGGCAGCAGCTCCACGCCCGCCGCCGTGTCCGGCTACCCGAGCATCACCGTGCCCGCGGGCGATGTTCATGGGCTGCCGGTGGGGGTGTCCTTCATCGGCCGCGCCTGGAGCGAGCCGGTGCTGCTCAAGCTCGCCTACGCCTACGAGCAGGCTTCGCACGCGCGCCGCAAGCCCGGGTTTGCCCGGAGCCTGGACCCGCGGGGCGGGTAG